Genomic DNA from Corynebacterium diphtheriae:
CAACGGGGCGAACCCCAGCGCTAAGAGGCATTTTTACGAAGGTGATCTGCGGGTCTTTTTGCTATTAAGAAGCCTCGTCGTGTTTCCGAAGTGTGAGGATGAACGGCTCCCACTGCAATTCGGTATTCACCGATAGTTCTAGAAGTTAGGTTTTTGTTATGGCACAGGGAACTGTGAAGTGGTTCAACGCTGAAAAAGGTTTCGGCTTCATCGCTCCGGAGGACGGCTCCGCTGACGTCTTCGTCCACTACTCCGAGATCCAGGGCAACGGCTTCCGTACCCTCGAAGAGAACCAGAAGGTTGAGTTCGAGGTCGGCGAGGGTGCCAAGGGTCCTCAGGCACAGCAGGTTCGCGCTATCTAATTAGCTCGTTCCCGCTAGCTACAAGAGGTCTTAACGTCCAACATTGATTGGAGGTTAAGACCTTTTTGTCATATCTAGGGGAAAGAACATAGTGTGCGCTAAGCTTATCCTTCACTGCCTGTTGAAAAACGAATCATATTCAATAGAAAAGAGCGCCCCCCTAGGAGAACACCATGGAAGCCCCGATAGTGAGTATGCGGGACGTGACCATCGAAACGGATGGCGGCGTCCGTCTTGTCCACGTCGACGAGCTCGACATCTTTCGTGGCGACACCATTGCGATCACCGGCCGTAGCGGCTCTGGAAAAACCATGCTGCTACGAGCGTTATGCGGTGCGCACACAGCGGGCATTACTGTGCGCGGAAGCATTCAGCGTGCGCAGCGAGCAGCGTTGATTATGCAGGATTCCTTGGGGTCGCTTAATCCGCTGGTGCGTTGTGAAAAACAGGTGCGATTGATGGCAGGGGATCCACACGCGGCTCGGCAAGCGCTAGCGGACTGCGGAATCACCCCTGAACTGGCACGTCGTTATCCACTGGAGCTTTCGGGTGGGCAGCGGCAGCGCGTGGCTATTGCAGGGGCGATTGCCTCTAACCCTAAGCTTTTGCTTGCCGACGAACCCACCTCCGCACTGGATCCCGTAGCAACGCTGGCGGTGGTTGACGCACTACGAGCTTTTCAGAGTGCCACAGGTGGTGCCGTGGCGATCTCAACACACTCGATGGGGGTGGCGCGCCGCCTAGGCAGCCGACGCTTCCACGTTGCCGAGGGGAAGGTGACCCAACTATGAGCACATCTGCACTCGTCGAGTTTCACGGTGCCAGTGTGGCAGGACGCGTGACAAACCTGAGTTTTAGTGTGCGCACGGGTGACAAACTCGGTGTGATCGGCCCTTCTGGGGCTGGTAAAACCACCCTGATTTCCCTTATCACGGGCATGCTCAGCCCAGATTCCGGATCAGTGGATATCCACGCCAACGTAGTCGGCTACATTCCACAAGACCCAGGCTCATCACTGTGCCCGCGCATGACGGTGGCCGAATGCATTATCGAACCCCAAGTGATCCGGTTGCGTGGCCACGCCGATAAGGCCCGTGAGCTGCAGCGGTTACAAGAAAGTATTCCCGTCATACTCACTGCGCTGGGGCTAGAACCAGAAATCGCGCAGCGCACACCTCGGCAGCTTTCTGGTGGGCAGCGGCAGCGGGTGGCTATCGCACGGGCTTTGCTAGGAGAGCCCGAACTCGTGATCGCAGACGAGGCATTCTCGGCCCTCGACCACGACACCGCACGCCTATTGCAGGATCTGCTGTTGGGGTCGTCGTCGACAGTAATTTTCGTCTCGCACAACGTCACCGCACTGCGGGCCACCTGCGATGACCTTCTCATCATGATGGACGGCACCGTGCGCTACCACGGCCCAGCCGACAACGTAGACACCACTGACCCCGAAGTGGCCGCATTTTTGGCGGCAGCAAAGGAGCTCGCCCAGTGACGCGTGCCAAACTACCCCTCCACATCACGTTACTGCTGGTCACCCAAATGCTATTTAGCATTGGGTTTTACCTCGTCGTGCCATTCTTGGCCGTGCAACTATCCGAAAACCTAGGTGCCTCGGGCGCCATAGTGGGACTAGTGCTAGGAATTCGCACCTTTAGCCAACAGGGACTGTTCTTCTTCGGTGGTGGGTTAGCAGACAAATTTGGCGCAGGCCCCATCCTGCTGATCGGCGTAGCCATCCGAGTGATCGGGTTTCTTACCGTCGGCATGGCCGAAACCGTCACATTGATGACTCTCGGCGTGGTTCTCATCGGTTTTGCCGCAGCACTGTTCTCGCCGGCCGTGGAATCCATCTTTGCCGCCGAAGGCCACCGCCTAGAAAAACTCGGTGTGATAACCCGCGCACGCCTTTTTGCCCTCGACGCAGCCTACTCCCGCATAGGAACACTGACCGGTCCCGTGATCGGCGCAGTGCTTATCCCCCTAGGATTTGCCACCGTTTCTATCGCAGGCGCAGCCATCTTTGGCAGCATCTTTGTCATACATCTCGCGCTGCGCCGCACATGGACGGCCTCAGCGCAACAACAACGCACACACGCCCCCAGCATGGTGGCGGTATGGGGTGAGGTGATCCGCAACAAGAAGTTCGTCGTCTTCGCACTGCTGTATTCCACCTATTTGCTGGCCTACAACCAGCAATACCTCTCACTTCCGGTGGAACTGCGAAGGGCGACTGGTTCCGACGAGGCACTGGGATGGTTCTTTGCCGTCTCGGCAGTGTTCGTGATCGCCTTGCAATCTCGGGTGACGCGCTGGGCGGAACGCCAAGCAGCGACGGTGGCTCTTGGGGGTGGGTTCGGCCTTATGGCTTTGAGCTTTGCGGTGGTCGCGGTGGCGTCGATAAGCCTCGAGTTGGAGGGGTGGATCGCCTATGTGCCGGCAGCCGCCATGATGATTTTGCTGCATACAGGCATCATGATCGCCGTGCCGATCGCACGCGACCTCGTCGGCGACCTCGCAGGAAACAACAATCTTGGGTCCTATTACGGATTCCTCAACAGCTTCGGCGGGCTGGCGGTGCTACTCGGATCACTCACCGTAGGAGCAACACTCGACCACGCCGAAACCACACAACCGATGGCCGCCATCCCGTGGCTCATCATGGTTGCAGTACTCGCCGTCTCCGCAGTGGGACTGGCACAACTGAAAGAAAAACAGAAAGTAGACATCACACAATGAAGAAAAAACTCGGCCTCGCAGTAGCAACCCTCGCCGTTGCTACCACCTTGAGCGGCTGCTTCACCGACGCTGGGCAGGCTAACGACGACGCCCTGCGCGTGGCACTACAGTTCAAGCCCGTCGCAGACTTCTCGCCATACTCCGACGACGCAGTGCTCAACCTGCGCATGGGGGCCGTGGAAACCCTTGTCACCCTAGACGAGGATGGCAAACCCAAACCCGTTCTTGCCGAGAAATGGGAAATGAAAGACGACCGCACCGCAGTACTGACCCTGCGCAAGGACGTTAGCTTCCACGACGGCTCCAAACTCACCGGCGAGGTAGTAAAAAACGCCCTCGACCATGCGCTTTCTGCCGCAACTCGCCCCAAAGGCTTGGGCAAAGCCGACCTGAAGGTCGAAGCCACCGGCGAGTCCGAGGTGACCATCACCGCACCAGAAGCCGACCCGATCCTCGTGCAGCGCTTCACCGACCCAGGTGCCGCCATCTTGTCCAAGGACGCCTACGCTGGTGAAAACCCAGACCCGTTTAACCACGGCACCGGCCCCTTCAAGCTAGTGAAGAAGGAATCCGATGGTTCTGTTAGCGCCGAGGCATTTGCCGACTACTGGAACGGCACCCCAGAAACCAGCGCACTGAAGGTGTCCTTCATCGAAGACGGCGCCGCCCGCGCCAACGCCTTCCGCGCCGGGGACTTCGACGTGATCAAGGGCGTGCCAGTGGTTGCGCTACCTGAGCTTTCCGACGCCCACGTCACCGATGTTCACCTGCCACGCGCGACATTGCTGCACCTCAACGCCGAAAAGGGCGTGTTCGCGGATGCCAAGCTGCGTACCGCAGTTGCTGGGGCTATCAAGACAGATGCGATCGTGGACAAGATCTACGAGGGCAAGGCCAACAAGACCGAGGGCTCCCTGTTTAACCTTGATGCGCAGTGGGCTCAGAAGGCAAAACCGCTGGCCGGCGCACCTGCTGACGCCACCATCGGCAAGGGCAAGACCGTTCGCCTTGCCACCTGGGACTCCCGCGCTGAGCTGCCGGAAACCGCGAACCTCATCGCTGACCAGCTGCGCGCCTTGGGCTTTAACGTCGACATCACGGTCGCCGATTACGCCTCCCTAGAAAACCGGCTTCTCGACGGCTCCTTCGACGCCGTGATCGGTTCCCGCAGCTACATGATCGGTGCTGGCGACCCCGTTGCCTTCCTAGATACCGACTTCACCTGTGACGGCAGCTACAACCTGTCGCGCCTGTGCGACCCAGAGATCGACAAGAAGATTGCCGCAGCCAAGAGCGAGAAGGACCTCGATACGCGGCACAAGGATGCCGCAGCAATTGGCGCAGACGTGGTAGCCACCGGCTCCGTAGTGCCACTCGCACACGAGCAGCTGCTTGTGGTGTCCAAGGACGTGGAAGGCATTGCTGCCGACCCAATGGAACGCTCCCTGATCACCGAAAAGACCAAGAAGACCGCTAAGAAGTAAATGACTATGAGATCGCCTCGCACCCTCGCCACGGTTGTTATCGCTGTGGCAACCTATGCGCTCGCTTTGGTAGCCACCGCACTATTGCCTTGGTTTACCGGCCGCGAACCCGCTTTCGCTGTTCTTCGAGCCCGTGAGCGCGAACGCGAGGCGACTCCTGAACTTCTTCAGGCCATCCGTGAGCAATTTGATCTCCCACACACCCCGTGGGAATCAGTATCCCGCTGGTTTGCGGGAGTCGCCCGCGGTGACTTTGGCACCTCCTGGGTCAACCCCGCACAAGGTGCATGGTCCCAAGCCACACACGGCTTAGGGATCACCGCCACGCTGACCTTTGTCTCCACTGTTTTGTGTCTGATCGTGGCGTTGCTCATCGTGATGCCCCGAATCGCAGCCGCTGCCCGCGGACGACGTGGGGGAGTAGCAGCCCCCCAGCTTTTAGC
This window encodes:
- a CDS encoding dipeptide/oligopeptide/nickel ABC transporter ATP-binding protein; the encoded protein is MSTSALVEFHGASVAGRVTNLSFSVRTGDKLGVIGPSGAGKTTLISLITGMLSPDSGSVDIHANVVGYIPQDPGSSLCPRMTVAECIIEPQVIRLRGHADKARELQRLQESIPVILTALGLEPEIAQRTPRQLSGGQRQRVAIARALLGEPELVIADEAFSALDHDTARLLQDLLLGSSSTVIFVSHNVTALRATCDDLLIMMDGTVRYHGPADNVDTTDPEVAAFLAAAKELAQ
- a CDS encoding ATP-binding cassette domain-containing protein; this encodes MEAPIVSMRDVTIETDGGVRLVHVDELDIFRGDTIAITGRSGSGKTMLLRALCGAHTAGITVRGSIQRAQRAALIMQDSLGSLNPLVRCEKQVRLMAGDPHAARQALADCGITPELARRYPLELSGGQRQRVAIAGAIASNPKLLLADEPTSALDPVATLAVVDALRAFQSATGGAVAISTHSMGVARRLGSRRFHVAEGKVTQL
- the cspE gene encoding transcription antiterminator/RNA stability regulator CspE, which gives rise to MAQGTVKWFNAEKGFGFIAPEDGSADVFVHYSEIQGNGFRTLEENQKVEFEVGEGAKGPQAQQVRAI
- a CDS encoding MFS transporter: MTRAKLPLHITLLLVTQMLFSIGFYLVVPFLAVQLSENLGASGAIVGLVLGIRTFSQQGLFFFGGGLADKFGAGPILLIGVAIRVIGFLTVGMAETVTLMTLGVVLIGFAAALFSPAVESIFAAEGHRLEKLGVITRARLFALDAAYSRIGTLTGPVIGAVLIPLGFATVSIAGAAIFGSIFVIHLALRRTWTASAQQQRTHAPSMVAVWGEVIRNKKFVVFALLYSTYLLAYNQQYLSLPVELRRATGSDEALGWFFAVSAVFVIALQSRVTRWAERQAATVALGGGFGLMALSFAVVAVASISLELEGWIAYVPAAAMMILLHTGIMIAVPIARDLVGDLAGNNNLGSYYGFLNSFGGLAVLLGSLTVGATLDHAETTQPMAAIPWLIMVAVLAVSAVGLAQLKEKQKVDITQ
- a CDS encoding ABC transporter substrate-binding protein gives rise to the protein MKKKLGLAVATLAVATTLSGCFTDAGQANDDALRVALQFKPVADFSPYSDDAVLNLRMGAVETLVTLDEDGKPKPVLAEKWEMKDDRTAVLTLRKDVSFHDGSKLTGEVVKNALDHALSAATRPKGLGKADLKVEATGESEVTITAPEADPILVQRFTDPGAAILSKDAYAGENPDPFNHGTGPFKLVKKESDGSVSAEAFADYWNGTPETSALKVSFIEDGAARANAFRAGDFDVIKGVPVVALPELSDAHVTDVHLPRATLLHLNAEKGVFADAKLRTAVAGAIKTDAIVDKIYEGKANKTEGSLFNLDAQWAQKAKPLAGAPADATIGKGKTVRLATWDSRAELPETANLIADQLRALGFNVDITVADYASLENRLLDGSFDAVIGSRSYMIGAGDPVAFLDTDFTCDGSYNLSRLCDPEIDKKIAAAKSEKDLDTRHKDAAAIGADVVATGSVVPLAHEQLLVVSKDVEGIAADPMERSLITEKTKKTAKK